The region AAAGGTGAAAGGTTAGTGATTGAGTTTTACtgattttataaaatgttaaaatgtttcagAGGCATTTCACATTACAgaggatctaaaaaaaaaacaatttctgtTCTTTTCCCCTCCCTCCTTTAAAGATGAGTTGGAGCCGGTGGCACAAAATGTGACAGAAGACTCGATAGAGAATGCTGTGCAAGAGGAGCCTACGCTGGTCAGACCAGAGAAGGAGGATCCTGCTACGTCCAAAGCCAAGGAAGTCCTGAAGATCCACTTTAAGGAGACGTTAGCGTTCACCGGCTTCAGCATCGTCAACAATGTCATTGGTGGTGCTGCGAAGACGATGGGGGGCGGAGCCGTCGGGCCGCTCACGGTCGACCCTGTCTGTGCGGAAAAGATCGACCCGAAAGACGTGCTGAGACTCGGAGAGGACGTGATGCGCGAGGAGATCCGCAACACTTTGCGCATGGCTCGCTTCTTCTCCATTCTTCTCCAGGACAAGACGAACATCGAAGGCAAGGATCAGATCCCCGTGTTCATCCGCTCCGTCAGCAACGACGGGTTTCCCCAGAAGCACCTGCTGGGGTTCCTGCCATGCGACGTGGATTCGGACAGCCTGTACCTCATGCTTGTGTCCGAGATCCGCAACAAGTGGGGACTCCGAATGGAGCACTGTCGAGGGTTCACGTACCTGACGACGGGTGGCTTGTGTCAGAAGCTGAAAGAGTTCTCGTGTCGGATGCTCCGGGATTTCCCGCAGGTTGTCCTGGCTCCTAGCGACCCTTACGCTTTCAACATGTGGCTGATCCGCTCCTTGCCCGTCCTTTCCGTGCAGCACGTGGTTGACACCGTGGAGGAGGTGGCTGCCGTCCTGAGACAGTCTGAGACGCTTATGAAAAAACTGCTCACTAAGATCACAGCAGCGTACAGTCACATCAAAGGCGAGGTGGATCGCGTCAAGGAGTCTTGCCAGAACAATTGGGAATTCGGCACGGATGCCTTCCAGACGATGCTGGACATCCTGGAGCCTCTCCTGAACAGCATCGGAGAGATGTGCACCAGTGCGCTCTCGGAGGTGGACGCGACCGTCGTGGAACAGCTGCTCAAGCTCAAGGACAAGCTCAAGAACTTCAACTTCATCATCACCCTGGTGATCCTCAAGAACACCCTGTGCTGCGTGAGCATCCTGAACCCGAGCCTGAGGGGGATCATCAGCATCAGCAGCACCTTGCAATACACTATCTCCAATGCCTTAAAGCTGCTCAACAAACACCTGCAGGAAATCCCTATATTCCACAGAAAGTGGTTCTCCGATGCCGTGGGCCGGGCCAAAAAGCTGGGCGTGTCGGTCACTCTGCCGGCGGACACGGCCGCAAACGGCGACTCGGACGCCAAAGCGCCGGCCTCGCCGGAGGACTACTACAGGGAAACACTAAGCAAAATGGTCCTGCAGTACCTCATCGACGAGGTGAAGCGAGTCCTCGGTGTCGAGATGGTCCGAATCCTGAGATGGCTGTCTCTAGTGCCGTCGTACATGGCCGACCACAATTTCAGCATCCGCAAAGACAAGGTCGCCGATGCCAACCTGAACAACCTGGCCCGCCCGGACTCCTTCTACGATGAGCTCGGCTGCTGGGAAGTCAAGTGGAGGCACGCGAGCAAGCGCAGGATCCTGCCCACCGGCGTCTTCGCCACCTTAAAGATCCCTGATATCGGGTTCTATCCCAACGTGCAGAGCCTGCTGAGAGTCCTGGGTTCGATCCCTTGCATCAACGCCGACGCAGACGTGTACGTGCAGTACGACATGGTGCTGGACAGGTATCGCTCCTACATGAAGGTGATGCCGGCAGAGAAAAGACAGTGCAACATGGCATTCATTTACGTCAATCAGGACGTGCACTTCAACATCGACGACATGGTGCAGTCGTACGCCGAAAGCCATCCGGACATACTGCAGCTGCTTTGTAAGGTAAATTGTTGACAAtgtccaatatatacacacacactacctacTACTACAcaaaattttagacacattctttatttttccccacattttagaataataataaagtcatcaaaactctggagtaacacaaatggaactatgggaaatatgttgtgataaaaaaatccaaaataatttaatattttatcatcttcaaagtagacactcTTTTTACCTAGAATTAAAGGACCTACGTTGAACACTTATCgactgctttttggaatatttcgcgCCGagtcatctgtttaaaaaaataaatattgtttttgtaaataaaatgttagttttctaatgaaagaaatgaatatgttggcatgatgatatttttgttataacactgatttcaaacaaataatcacacaccttcagatcaaaagatttgtaacatcatgagaaacattagtcatgtgtccacaaactttcgacctgttttgtgtgtgtgtgtgtatatatatgtgtatatatatatgtgtgtgtgtatatatatatatatgtgtgtgtgtgtgtgtatatatatatatatatatatatatatatatatatatatatatatatatataaaaaatcatttGTTATATTGCTGATTTCTGCAAATGGAGGTGGTTGTTCTTTATTTAGTCAACTTCAACATTATTagcacccttcatgaaaatgacCAGCGCTTGCATGTGATATTTAGAGCCACTATACAACTCTTCTTAACCCCGAAGTTCTGTTCGTAAATAGTAGTTAGTAAGTAGTTTCTGTGTGAGACACTGGTTTTGAAATTATTGGCCCAGTTAAAACGTGATATTTGGTGACGCTTCTCTCGGAGAGAATAACCGTCATCCTCTGCCAGTAACATTTTGAAGTTGCTTTAAATTCTCAGGTTTGTGCGTGTTGATGTCCTCTTTAATTCTTTATGACTTCTTGTCAAGACACCGGGAAACTTGGAAAGTTCAAAAAGTCCTAGATATTTCCTGTgagaagaacaaaagaaagaagcaatACTTGGAGAAAGTTACAAATTAATTTAATCTGTTTTAGATACTCTTAGTGGGTGCCAATAAATTtggcactttttatttatttattaagtaatAGCCTaagattatttttttgctgGAGGAAATGTAAGCCATTTTTCTAATTGAGTGGAAAttctatattatataattattgtgtttaatgtttagaCACTTATTCATCATCGTGTGGGGTGCTAATAATTATGGACTTTTAAGTGCTTAATTCAGTTGCAGCTGTCAGTTGTACACCAGTGGTAATggatatgggtttttttttttgtgtgtgtgttctcaggatGATGTAATGGAAGTTCAACCTTCAGGTAAAACAAACCACCAGAGACTGTTCTGATACTTTtgaaaattattcattcatattgatAATTGTACGTGATTGTCTTGATGTCTTGTTTGCACGTTTTCCAGCAACtgaaaacaatacaaatgatGCCTCAAAGGAAGATCTGGAGGAACCGAGAGAAGTTATTCTGGACATGGAGTCGGAGAGGCCGAAACCAGCGGAGTGTTCGGGGACCGATAAAGAGGCGTTAAAATCGGCACTGAAAGCGGCGCTCACCGCAGCGTGCAATAGCCAAAGCAGGGAGTTTCAGGGAGGCCCGGAGGGCGAGGTCGAATATGTGACCAAATCCGAAATGAACGAAGTTTTAAAAGTGTGCGAGGACGTCGTGCGAGACGGGATCCTTTCCGAAGTGGGGAACTCTTTCTTCTCCCTGTTCATCGATCGAGCGGTGAAGTTTGGCGAAACAGATTCCCTCCCGCTGTTCCTCAGGTTCGTGGACAGTTTTGATGTCATGCGCTTGGAACTGATGGGGTTCGTGGAAGCGAACCTCGACACCGAGGCCATGTGCGAGCGCCTTTTCGACATCGTCACCAAAGAATGGCGTCTCGATTTAAAATACTGCAGAGGTCAGGCTTACTTGGGTTCGGGTGAAATCTCGTACAAGCTCAAGGCTTTTGCGTGCAAAGTTCAGGAGAAGTACCCTCTCGCGATATGCACCCACTGTTCCTGTTACTCTTTTAACACGTGGTGGTCCAGGTCAGTTCCGGTGCCCTCCATCAGCAGAGCTCTAGACACACTTGAGAAGATAGTGTTGTTTTTCGGCAGCTCGTCCGAACTTGAGAAACAGCTGGACCAAGTCATAGCTGTTGGTCTGCGCGAGAGCTACGAGAAGATCCACGAGTTTCAAGGGAACTTCTGTTCTTCTTGGCAGGAGAAGCACGACTCCTACGACGTCTTCTCTCAAATACTGGAACCTCTAGTTGACTGTCTGGAGAGATTCCATAACAGCAGTCCACCGATGTGGAGTTTAGCCGTGATCAACCAAGCGAAGAAACTCCTGCAGCTGATCCGAGACTTCGACTTCATCGTGGCGATAGTGGCGCTGAAGAACATCTCGTCTTTCACCAGAGAACTGAGCGCAGCTCTGCAGAAAGACCATTTCAGCGCCGCCTCGCAGCTCTGCCAGATCAGCGGCATCGTAGCCACGCTCAACCGACTCAAGACTAACATAAAGGTGTTCCACCAAAATTGGTTCGATGAAGCATGCGTCTTTGCTCAATCCTTAGGCGTGCAGGTCAAAGTGCCCGAGAGCATCCCGTGTCCTAGGGACAGCCTGCTAAAACCGGGCGGATACTATAAAGACGCCATCAGCGTCCCTTTAGTCGACCACATAATCAACTCAGTCAAGGACCATTTCTCCGACGACCACAAAGAGGCTCTGAACTTCTTATCTCTGGTCCCGTGCTCTGTAACCATGAGCTACACTTTCGAAAGTCTAAAGTCGAAGCCTCCGCTGTTCGTCGGTGACCTTCCGGATCCCGACAACTTCTTCACCGAGCTTTCTTGCTGGAAGGTGAAGTGGAAAACCAAAGTGGTTTCCCCGACCATACCGGACACTATTTTTCAGACTCTCCGCCTGCCGCTCATGCAGTATTTCGCCAACATTAACACGTTGCTGAAGATCATGTCCGTGTTACCGAGTACCCCGCTGGAGCATTGCGGGGAGGTGAAGCGCCATAAAATGTTTCAGGACTACCTGAAGACCACATACGCGAAGGACAGGACTCCGTGTTTGGCCGTGCTCCAGGTGGGCACGAACTTCGCCAGAGATCTGGACAGGATGGTGACGCAGTGTTTGAAAGTCACGCCAAAAACGCTGGAAGGCATCTGTCTGGTAAGGTgtcttttttaataaaactgtttatcCCTCGTTTAAAATAACGTGCTTAACAAAGCTTAAGATTGTTGACTGCTGTTTATTCCACCCAGGACAAAGAAGCAAAAACTCTGAGGAATTCTGAGACAAAAGCAGAAGGTATGCCAGCGTTTCTCCGTTCCTTAGTCTCACGCTAGCTCATTtcaatgtggtttttttttttggtactttgTACCATATTTAGAGATCTTTCTAAGCACTTCGTCTACTGTCTTTACAATAGACAACCACAACGACGAGGAGATGGAGGTTCAACAGGAGAGATCGGCTAAGAAACTCCCAGACTTTAACGAGTTAAAAGCAGAGGGTATGTTTTCTTTCCTTAAAGATAATTTGTGTTATCCGGTTTTAACATTTTCTGGTAacgtgatgttctttttgttttgttttttttgtaggtaACCGCATGGCTGCTTCCAACAAAATTGAGACCCAGCCGGTTCCTGAAGTTGCTCCTGCTGTAGATCTGGAGGGACAGCAAGCGAAGCCTTTGGATGAGAACGGTCACTCTGACCAGCCTGCAGACGGTCTTCAGAGGGTCTTCATGGTGGCGGCCAGACTGGCCCGGAAAAAACGCCTGTTCTTGGACCTCCCCAAGGAACAGCAAGATGTTGTCGTGCAAGAGCTTGGTGTGTGTCACTGGGACCTGGAGAACTTGAAGCGTTTATCGGACACGGATATGCTAGAGAGTATCGTGAAGTCGATGAGAGAAACGATCCTCTCGGAAGTTCAAGAATCCCCGTTTTTTTCCATCATTACCGACAAGGTGGTGTCTGTGGATGACCAGAAGTACGTTCCTGTGTTTGTCCGGTACGTGGACAGTTTCACCCCCAAAGTGGAGCTTTTAGGGTTTCTGCCCTTGGACTCGAGTTCTGATCCAGATACCCAAGCTAAGACTCTCTCAGGCATCCTCTCAGAGGAGTGGGGACTCCAAATGGGATGCTGTCGTGCCCAGTCCTTTATGTGCATGGGTGCTGGGGGTCAATGTCTGAGAAAGCTATCCTTAGGATTCTTGGAGAGCTTTCCCCTCGCTGTGAACACACCCAGTGAATCCTGCGGACTTGCTTATTGGCTGTCAGTAAGCCTTCATAACGACCCCATCGCGAAGGTGCTAGGCGTAGTCGAGGACCTGTTACTTTTCTTCGATCAGTCGCCGAGACTGCACGTCGAGCTTTCTCAGACGAGGGAAGGTCTCTTGAACACTCCTCGGGAAGCCCTCGCCGAGGTCCCAGAAACGTGTTTGTCGAAGTGGAAAAAGACGGAGGATTTCTTTGACATTCTGGTGGACATGCTGGAGGGAGTCCTGAGTTGCCTCGACTCTGTTAGCGACAACGCCGACGGCTCGTGGAGTAACAGCATGTCGATACCTGCGCTGATGCTCTCCACAGCCATTAGGGAATCGGACTTTGTCATTTCCCTTGTAATCCTTAAGAACGCCTGCGCTCCGCTGCGGAACTGCAGCACGGTGTTCCGCTGCGGCAACCCGGCCGATATCATCTGCGAGCTGGAGAAGATCCCTGTTATAATAGAGTCCCTCGTTAAGATGTTGGAGAACATCACTGTTGTGCACTGTACCTGGTTCGAGGAGGCAACCCAGCTCGCTGCCAAAGTTGCCGGGGCGCTCTCGTATCCAGACATGGTCTACAGCTATGAGTCTCCGGAGGTAGGCTACAGAGAGACGGTCAGCGTGCCTGTCTTGAGCGGTCTGATCGAGGAAATGAAGTTTAACTTTTCGGAGCGTCACCTGAAAGCCCTCCGGGTCCTTTCTCTGCTTCCCACATGCAATCCTCTGCCCATTCTCCCAGAGGCACCAGAGAAGCTCTACACCATCTACCAAAGTGATCTACCTGAGCCAGACTCGGCAGAGGAAGAGATAAATGCGTGGTCCACTGTCTGGTTAGAGAAGTATCAAGACAGCTCGCTGCCCACCTCGATCTCGGAGACTCTGCACCACCCTGAAGCTAAGGGTCACCCTAACGTGACGACTCTTCTGAGACTCGTTGCTGTGCTGCCTAGCATTAGCATGGAGTGTGATCTGATGAAGACCACTCTGAACTCGTTGAGGAGCTTGATCGGGAACGACTGCGGCGGCGCCAGCAAGACCAACACGGTAATGCTTCTTATGCATCGTCCCATGCTGCGGACTTTGGAGCAAGTCATCGACAAATGTATGGAAATTGACGCAAAGAGCCATGGCTTTCTTTCTCcggtgtgtatatatgcacagTAATACAAGTTCAGAGATTTAATTGCGCTTACCGTGTGCTTACTAAAGCTGTTTGATGTTTTTAGGTGAAGGAGAGTCTCCGTGTTATGAAAATGGACAGCGGTGAGTAGTTTTCCTTTCGGCCACAGTACGGTGTGGTGATGTGTAAGGATGAccttgtcttctttttttctttctcttcccgTTCAGACGCGGATGAGGTTCCTTCAGAGGAAAAGGTCAATACTACCACATCTGAGGTTTCAGAGATAACAAATGGCACAGTTCCAATCATCGTACAAGACCAGCCCACAACTTCAGCTCAGTGCGACACTGGAGGTGTGCAACGTAATCATGCTCTCGGTATCTTTatcctaataaaataaaagaatttctctctctgtttctctggtCACTATTATACTTTTCCCTCTGTTTCCAGAGATAAGCACTTCTGCCCTAGATGGTACCACTGCAACTCCAAAGGATAGTGCCATGGAAATAAATGCTTCCAACGGACAAGCCGAGATACGAGAACCTTCTCCCATC is a window of Ictalurus furcatus strain D&B chromosome 16, Billie_1.0, whole genome shotgun sequence DNA encoding:
- the si:dkey-250d21.1 gene encoding uncharacterized protein si:dkey-250d21.1, with amino-acid sequence MPDCCAAAECKQSSEQHVTFFRFPLDPERCKQWVGNCRRPDLQTKTAEYLHRNFKLCSRHFEASLIQKESELKTVLKDGAVPTIFDFTTKKGNAQNSNRKRKIQATTVDVAETKKVKDELEPVAQNVTEDSIENAVQEEPTLVRPEKEDPATSKAKEVLKIHFKETLAFTGFSIVNNVIGGAAKTMGGGAVGPLTVDPVCAEKIDPKDVLRLGEDVMREEIRNTLRMARFFSILLQDKTNIEGKDQIPVFIRSVSNDGFPQKHLLGFLPCDVDSDSLYLMLVSEIRNKWGLRMEHCRGFTYLTTGGLCQKLKEFSCRMLRDFPQVVLAPSDPYAFNMWLIRSLPVLSVQHVVDTVEEVAAVLRQSETLMKKLLTKITAAYSHIKGEVDRVKESCQNNWEFGTDAFQTMLDILEPLLNSIGEMCTSALSEVDATVVEQLLKLKDKLKNFNFIITLVILKNTLCCVSILNPSLRGIISISSTLQYTISNALKLLNKHLQEIPIFHRKWFSDAVGRAKKLGVSVTLPADTAANGDSDAKAPASPEDYYRETLSKMVLQYLIDEVKRVLGVEMVRILRWLSLVPSYMADHNFSIRKDKVADANLNNLARPDSFYDELGCWEVKWRHASKRRILPTGVFATLKIPDIGFYPNVQSLLRVLGSIPCINADADVYVQYDMVLDRYRSYMKVMPAEKRQCNMAFIYVNQDVHFNIDDMVQSYAESHPDILQLLCKDDVMEVQPSATENNTNDASKEDLEEPREVILDMESERPKPAECSGTDKEALKSALKAALTAACNSQSREFQGGPEGEVEYVTKSEMNEVLKVCEDVVRDGILSEVGNSFFSLFIDRAVKFGETDSLPLFLRFVDSFDVMRLELMGFVEANLDTEAMCERLFDIVTKEWRLDLKYCRGQAYLGSGEISYKLKAFACKVQEKYPLAICTHCSCYSFNTWWSRSVPVPSISRALDTLEKIVLFFGSSSELEKQLDQVIAVGLRESYEKIHEFQGNFCSSWQEKHDSYDVFSQILEPLVDCLERFHNSSPPMWSLAVINQAKKLLQLIRDFDFIVAIVALKNISSFTRELSAALQKDHFSAASQLCQISGIVATLNRLKTNIKVFHQNWFDEACVFAQSLGVQVKVPESIPCPRDSLLKPGGYYKDAISVPLVDHIINSVKDHFSDDHKEALNFLSLVPCSVTMSYTFESLKSKPPLFVGDLPDPDNFFTELSCWKVKWKTKVVSPTIPDTIFQTLRLPLMQYFANINTLLKIMSVLPSTPLEHCGEVKRHKMFQDYLKTTYAKDRTPCLAVLQVGTNFARDLDRMVTQCLKVTPKTLEGICLDKEAKTLRNSETKAEDNHNDEEMEVQQERSAKKLPDFNELKAEGNRMAASNKIETQPVPEVAPAVDLEGQQAKPLDENGHSDQPADGLQRVFMVAARLARKKRLFLDLPKEQQDVVVQELGVCHWDLENLKRLSDTDMLESIVKSMRETILSEVQESPFFSIITDKVVSVDDQKYVPVFVRYVDSFTPKVELLGFLPLDSSSDPDTQAKTLSGILSEEWGLQMGCCRAQSFMCMGAGGQCLRKLSLGFLESFPLAVNTPSESCGLAYWLSVSLHNDPIAKVLGVVEDLLLFFDQSPRLHVELSQTREGLLNTPREALAEVPETCLSKWKKTEDFFDILVDMLEGVLSCLDSVSDNADGSWSNSMSIPALMLSTAIRESDFVISLVILKNACAPLRNCSTVFRCGNPADIICELEKIPVIIESLVKMLENITVVHCTWFEEATQLAAKVAGALSYPDMVYSYESPEVGYRETVSVPVLSGLIEEMKFNFSERHLKALRVLSLLPTCNPLPILPEAPEKLYTIYQSDLPEPDSAEEEINAWSTVWLEKYQDSSLPTSISETLHHPEAKGHPNVTTLLRLVAVLPSISMECDLMKTTLNSLRSLIGNDCGGASKTNTVMLLMHRPMLRTLEQVIDKCMEIDAKSHGFLSPVKESLRVMKMDSDADEVPSEEKVNTTTSEVSEITNGTVPIIVQDQPTTSAQCDTGEISTSALDGTTATPKDSAMEINASNGQAEIREPSPISTAGQLAATYPNETEISSSTVSASDDAPEEQDGPKEHKATAQGVTAELQNGNVELLSEVAAESITTEPVTASTDITMELVEPVTKSEPGGQSAEPVGAEPIAVAEDATTEGTAVAQDASTKPEVAAQGVAVEPVTSAQDAVPEPGKAAVDVSMELIEPATELAARVSTTEPLAASNDIPKESAVVIEPVGADQDVTVEHKAAEQGVTSLSDVAAESGIREPVADAEDVTKSVTTEAATQGVAAKEPSPAIHGISTNPIAVLPEVTNQLVATGQDATTKHDAQEITKQPGVEEVQCGTAAQGFTTEPVTSPQSITKKPDAADEDIPKEFAPAIAQYDVITNPSAPAQDQGIASGDTITEPQKTQGVAPSNEPTTSLEVTGKPVTLPQNPGSETNIAQGVTSVTASEAQNLSRAEVQDVTTQPVATGHDVSLDDQSVSKEPITASPAATNPSATVQSGESVTAPPPAESISKQEVTTKSEPAAEDVAMDTTEADQGVSLPPAVTAEGIVPTESTAEHVPMELDAASEKMTTEPAETVQDVVMESPDESEKVARDVTMEPMAEIQDVPMGPSVETEDTDLKTGVQSKVTASPQNGTCESKTPASDGVDEAESANEVGAVQTTAAIKDSTSDSNNSTAAEVKHTTVQDDPEQSYAIAQDGTDPSRAVAQAADEDVTEPHKGVLSFYSTPAQEAFFSEIQSAKFFSIICEQQIEIEGHTYIPVGICYLEKRKTPCEDVLAYVPLDQDIAVFVDTMTAALSEKWGLNLAFCRGQSVLTVGAAGAQVRAAAALLAQKYPHAVRTFSSSVSLNTWLAKSCIVSEIADSYTWVERMLQWVTEDEEKRAVLHKMVASLYQNDAVKHSDLTDRLSRSQWERSHDTLDLTVEVLEAIMLSLNDIKENHDVQAERTQAGDFLIILQNFEFILTLVIMKNVLGPTKRLSQNLQGQPLDVYGALNGLSEVLASLSDIKTNIDVHLQSWYQEAVAFASRLQISVDLTSQECLIIYCRDIVSKGAIDHSVCEIAELCSARTLSAVRCMQVVPYVISETKGCCTDPDLFKAYQDDLPDSSSLQEELLKWREKWSDVDAARQPVPAGLLDTLSAADAESFPNIETLLRLLVVMPCFRKEDLIRQGKKSLVEFNQQRSLLELYPL